A window of the Phaseolus vulgaris cultivar G19833 chromosome 5, P. vulgaris v2.0, whole genome shotgun sequence genome harbors these coding sequences:
- the LOC137834914 gene encoding MLP-like protein 43: MAYSQVQKVEANVHIMASAEEFHDVLCSKTHHITNMSPQKIKSVEILKGEWGTEGSIISWSYVLDGKASVSNNVVEGIDKENHKVNFKVIDGDILKHYKSCKFIVQATPMEKGSVVNWVAEYEKQNANTPNPHNLLELATEMTKEIGAYLTQHTI, encoded by the exons ATGGCATACTCTCAAGTTCAGAAAGTGGAAGCTAATGTGCATATCATGGCTTCTGCTGAAGAGTTCCATGATGTTTTATGCAGCAAGACGCATCATATTACCAACATGTCAcctcaaaaaataaaatctgtTGAAATTCTCAAAGGTGAATGGGGCACTGAGGGATCCATCATCTCCTGGAGCTATGTTCTTG ATGGGAAAGCTAGTGTGTCTAATAACGTGGTTGAAGGCATAGACAAGGAAAACCATAAAGTAAACTTCAAGGTTATAGATGGTGACATATTGAAGCATTACAAGAGCTGCAAGTTTATAGTGCAAGCTACTCCAATGGAAAAGGGAAGTGTTGTGAATTGGGTTGCAGAATATGAGAAACAAAATGCCAACACTCCTAACCCTCACAACTTATTGGAATTGGCAACTGAGATGACCAAAGAAATTGGTGCTTACCTTACTCAACACACCATATAA